The following nucleotide sequence is from Planctomycetota bacterium.
CCAGGCTGTCCATCAGGCCGCCGATGGTCGAGCCCTCCTTGGCCATGGTGATGAACACCTCGCCGGGCATGCCGTCCTCGTAGAGCCCGATGGTCAGGTAGCCCTCGTGGCCCGCGACGTTGAACTTGTGGGTGATCGAGCCGCGGGTGTCGGGCAGCCGCCGCCGCATCGGGCGGTGCACGATCCGCTCGGTGGTCCGCTCGGCCGCGTCCTCGTCCTCGTCGCTGGCGAGCTGTGCAACGTTCACCGTCAGCTCGGCGACCTCCTCGAGCGCCTCGGCCTCGCCCAGCTCGTCGATCTCGGTGGCGTCCTCGAGGTCGACCTCCGCAGCCGCGTCCGCGGCCGACTCGGCGGACGAGCCGGAGGTGGAACTCAGCGGCTGGCTGAGCTTGCAGCCGTCGCGGTACAGGGCGTTGGCCTTGAGGCCCAGCTCCCAGCTGAGGCGGTAGCAATCCTTGATGTCGTCGACGGACGCCTCATTGGGCAGGTTGATCGTCTTGCTGATCGCGCCGCTGATGAACGGCTGCGCGGCGGCCATCATGCGGATGTGGCCCTGCGCCTCGATGTACCGCCTACCCAGCGGGCCACACTTGTTGGCGCAATCGAACACCGGCAGGTGCTCGGGCTTGAGGTGCGGCGCCCCCTCGAGCGTCTGCGTGCCGCAGATGACGCGGTTGAGCTCCTCGACGTGCGCGGGCGTCATGCCCAGATCCGTGAGCAGGTTGAAGCCGGGATCCTGCTTGGCGGCCTCGGCGTCGATGCCGGCGCGCTCGAGCACGTCGTCGCCCAGCGACCACGCCGTGAAGGCGAAGCCCAGCTCGAACACGCCCGGCAGCGCGTCGGCGATGGCCTTCAGGTCGCCCTCCTCCAGGCCCCGGCCGCGGAGCCACTGCGCGAGCGTCTGGCCCTCCTGGGCGCCGGGCACGCCTTCGGGCAGCGGCACCTCGAGGTGCAGGGCGCCCAGCAGGTAGCGGAGCATGGCCTGCCGCTCGTCCTCGGCGTAGCCCATGGACTCCAGGGCGGGCTTGACCGAGGCATTGGCGATCTTGAAGTAGCCCCCGCCGGCGAGCTTCTTGAACTTCACGAGCGCGAAGTCGGGCTCGACACCCGTAGTGTCGCAGTCCATCAGCAGGCCGATGGTGCCCGTGGGCGCGATCACCGTCGTCTGCGCGTTGCGGAAGCCGTGCTGCTCGCCGAGCTGGATCGCCTGGTCCCACGCCATGCGGGCGCGATCGAGCAGCTCCGGCGTATTGGCGACCGGCACGCCGCCCGAGCGGCACAGCGCCTGGTCGATCGGCACGGGCCGCGTCTGCGGGTTGAGGCCCTCCCACTCGAGCGCCTCGCGGTCCACGCCGTGCGCCGCGCGGCGGTGGTTGCGGATGACGCGGAGCACGTGCTCCTCCTCCGACGCGTAGCCCGGGAACGGGCCGTGCTCGCCGGCCATCCTGGCCGACATGCGATAGGAGCCGCCCGTCAGGATCGCGGTCAGGCAGCCGCAGATGGCCCGCGCCTCCTCGCTGTCGTACGGGATGCCGGCCTGCATGAGCATCGCGCCCAGGTTGGCGTAGCCCAGGCCCAGCGTGCGGTACGTCCAGCTCAGCTCGGCGACCTCCCGGCTGGGGTAGGCGGCCATGAGCACGCTGATCTCGAGCACCATCGTCCACAGGTCGGTGGCGTGCTCGTAGGCCCGAACGTCGAAGTGCCGCGACGGCGCGTCGTAGAACGTCATCAGGTTCAGCGACGCCAGGTTGCACGCCGTGTTGTCGAGGAACATGTACTCGCTGCACGGGTTGCTGGCGTTGATGCGTCCCGCACCGGGGCAGGTGTGCCACGCGTTGATTGTGCCGTCGTACTGCACCCCCGGATCGGCGCACCGCCACGCGGCGTAGGCGATGTCGTCCCACAGCGTCCGCGCATCGAGCGTGCCGGCGACCTCGCCGTTGGTACGCCACCTGGTGAACCACGGCCCGCGGGCGTCGACGGCCTCGAAGAACGCGTCGGGGATCCGCACCGAGTTGTTGCTGTTCTGGCCGCTGACGCTGGCGTAGGCCTCGCCGTTGAAGTCGTAATCGAGAGCCAGGCCCAGCCGGCTCGCGGTCTCGCCGACGGTCTCGGGGTCGTGGATGGACGCCCGCTCGCCGGCGATCGCCCGCATCCCCTCGACCATGGCGGCGACCTTGATCTCCTCGCGGACCTTCCAGTTCACGAAGCGCTCGATGTCGGGATGGTCCATGTCCAGGCAGACCATCTTGGCCGCCCGCCGGGTGGTCCCGCCGCTCTTGATGGCGCTCGCGGCGCGGTCGCCGATCTTGAGCCAGCTCATCAGGCCGCTGCTCTTGCCGCCGCCGCTGAGCCGCTCGCCCTCGCCCCGCAGGCGGCTGAAGTTGGTGCCCGTGCCGCTGCCGTACTTGAACAGCCTCGCCTCGCGGACCCACAGGTCCATGATGCCGCCCTCGTTCACCAGGTCGTCGTCGACGCTCTGGATGAAGCACGCGTGCGGCTGCGGGTGCGTGTAGGCGTCGCCCGCCAGCGCGACCTCGCCGGTCTTGGCGTCGGGCACCCAGTGGCCCTGGGCGGGCCCGGCGATGCCGTAGGCCCAGTTGAGCCCGGTGTTGAACCACTGCGGGCTGTTGGGCGCCGCCATCTGGTGCAGCAGCATGTAGACGAGTTCGTCATAGAACGCTTGGCCGTCCTCGATCTCGTCGAAGTAGCCGTGCCGCTCGCCCCAGTGCCGCCAGCAGCCCGCCAGGCGGTGCACCAGCTGCCGCACGCTCCGCTCGGGCCCGGTGAGGACCGAGCCCTCCGCGTCCTTCTTGACGCCCGCGGGCACGCCGTCCTTGGTGCGGGCCGACGCGATCTCCCAGCCCTCGGCGATGATCGCGCCGGGCTCGATCATCTCGGGCACCCCGGCCTTGCGGAAGTACTTGCTGACGGCGATGTCCGTCGCCAGCTGGCTCCACGACGCGGGCACCTCCGCATCGGTCATCTCGAACACGAGCGACCCATCGGGGTTGGTGATCCGGCTCGAACGCGTCGTCCACTTCACGGTGGTGAACGGGTCCTGGCCGGCCTGGGTGAACTTGCGGGTGATCTTCATGGTGTCCGACTATCCCTGCCTTACGTGTGTCCCTGCTCGCGCATCCGTGCGCCCGTCCTGCCCCGCCTCCGCGGCGATCCCTGCATGCCGGTCCTTCGTCCCTCGGACCGGACGCGTCTGCTTCCAACCGTCTCCTTCAGCCCGGCCGCGCCCACGCCGGCGCCGACTGCACCGCGTAGTGGGCCGACCGCTCGTCCCAGCGCTTCAGGACCTTCCGAGCCACCTCGGGCACGTGCGACACCGTGGAGTCCCGCCCCACGAACTGCTCGATCTGGGCGGCGCTCTCGAACCACATCACGGTGATGAACTCGGTCTCGGCCCCGCCGTCGGGCCCCGTCGTGCCCTCCCGCCGCAGGCTGTGGAAGCCCAAGTAGCCGTCCATGCCCCGGCCGGCGATCTCGGGCATGACCGTGCCCAGCAGGACGTCCTGGTACGCGTCCGCGTTCTCGGGAGTGGTGTAGCCGTGCCAGATGCGCGCGATCACTGGGGGACCTCGTTCCTTGGTGCGGCGCCGGGGAATGGGCAATAGGGAATGGGCAATGGCTGTGCTAGGCGAGCGATGCGATGAGTCCCGACAGCGGCTTGGCGCATTCGTTGATCGCGTCCTGGATTTCGGACTGGCCCTCCGCACTCAGGAACTCGAGGTCGAGCGCGACGAGTGCCTGCGATTCCAACTCGAATAGCGAACCGCGAGCCATTCGCAGGAATCGCGCGTAATCCGGCGTGCTGCCGCGGCCGTAGCCCTCGGCGATGTTGCTGACGACGCCGATCGCTGCTCGACGCATCTGCGACGTCAGTCCGAAGCGCTCGTCGGTCGGAAAGTGCGCCGTCGCCTCGTACACCAGCCGCACGAGCATCCTGCCGCGCTGCCACGCAACAAGATCCCTGTAGCTCTTGATGGCGGACATCGTGCTTGCTCATCCTCAACCGATCTCGTGCATGGCTCAGTGGTGCGTCTCGCCACCCATTGCCTGTTGCCCACTCCCCATTGCCTAATCAACACGCGGCAGCGTCAACCCGCCCTGGTCCTGATACTTCCCCGCCTTGTCCGCGTAGCTCGTCGCGCACACCTGGTCGCCCTTGAGGAAGACCAGCTGGGCGATGCCCTCGTCGGCGTACACGCGGGCCGGCAGCGGCGTGGTGTTGCTGATCTCCAGCGTGATCTTGCCCCGCCACTCGGGCTCCAGCGGCGTGACGTTCACGATCAGGCCGCAGCGGGCGTAGGTGCTCTTGCCCACGCAGATGACCAGGCAGTCCCGCGGGATCTCGAAGAACTCCACCGTCTCGCACAGCGCGAAGCTGTTGGGCGGGATGATCACGTGGTCGCTGCCGATGGCGCCGCAGTCCACCTCGACGAACAGGTCGTCGCTGAAGGCCTTGGGATCCACGACGGTGATGCCGCCGCTCTTGGGCGTCGGCGTGAAGATCTTGAAGCGGGGGCCGACGCGGACGTCGTAGCCGTAGCTCGACAGGCCGTAGGAGATCCGCCCGGGCCGCCGCTCGCCCCGCTCGAAGGGCTCGATGCGGACGAGTTGCTGGATCTGTTCGTCGCAGAGCACGGGCATGGGGGCGGTCCTCGGAAGGGCCCTCTCGGGGCCCCTGGGAGCGGGCGGCCGATCGCGTCGGCCTCGGGCGGTGGGGTTCCTGCGTGTGCGGCCCGCCACGGGTGCTGCGGGGGCGGCGAGAAATATCGGCCAAGAGAGAGCGTACCTACAACAAATCGTGGATGCAAGACCCCGGACCACAAAATGCTGTATGCCCGGTGTCAGTTGGGCGGCTCTAGGCCTAATTGCCCTCGGCGCAGCGGTTTCCGGGTTCTAGCGACACGACGGCAACACCGGAGCCGACACGCGGCGACATCGATGATCCTATTGTATACCAAACAAATAGATGGCTGATGCCGCCCGGGAGCCCCCCGCGGCCGCGGCTCGTACAATGGAATCTCAGCCGTGATCCGCCCGCTCCCCACCGATCGCGAGGCCTCATGAACCCGTCCATCGCCCGCCCGCTGCTGCGGGCCGCACCGCTGCTGTTCGTCGCGCTGGCGCTGGCCTGGTCGGCGGCCCTGCCGGGCTGCGCGGCGGGCCAGGTCCGCACCCCCGACCGCGGGGTGCTGCCGCCCTTCGACGGCCCCAGCGTGCTCAGCCGCACCATCGGGGCATCGGCGACGC
It contains:
- a CDS encoding adenosylcobalamin-dependent ribonucleoside-diphosphate reductase; amino-acid sequence: MKITRKFTQAGQDPFTTVKWTTRSSRITNPDGSLVFEMTDAEVPASWSQLATDIAVSKYFRKAGVPEMIEPGAIIAEGWEIASARTKDGVPAGVKKDAEGSVLTGPERSVRQLVHRLAGCWRHWGERHGYFDEIEDGQAFYDELVYMLLHQMAAPNSPQWFNTGLNWAYGIAGPAQGHWVPDAKTGEVALAGDAYTHPQPHACFIQSVDDDLVNEGGIMDLWVREARLFKYGSGTGTNFSRLRGEGERLSGGGKSSGLMSWLKIGDRAASAIKSGGTTRRAAKMVCLDMDHPDIERFVNWKVREEIKVAAMVEGMRAIAGERASIHDPETVGETASRLGLALDYDFNGEAYASVSGQNSNNSVRIPDAFFEAVDARGPWFTRWRTNGEVAGTLDARTLWDDIAYAAWRCADPGVQYDGTINAWHTCPGAGRINASNPCSEYMFLDNTACNLASLNLMTFYDAPSRHFDVRAYEHATDLWTMVLEISVLMAAYPSREVAELSWTYRTLGLGYANLGAMLMQAGIPYDSEEARAICGCLTAILTGGSYRMSARMAGEHGPFPGYASEEEHVLRVIRNHRRAAHGVDREALEWEGLNPQTRPVPIDQALCRSGGVPVANTPELLDRARMAWDQAIQLGEQHGFRNAQTTVIAPTGTIGLLMDCDTTGVEPDFALVKFKKLAGGGYFKIANASVKPALESMGYAEDERQAMLRYLLGALHLEVPLPEGVPGAQEGQTLAQWLRGRGLEEGDLKAIADALPGVFELGFAFTAWSLGDDVLERAGIDAEAAKQDPGFNLLTDLGMTPAHVEELNRVICGTQTLEGAPHLKPEHLPVFDCANKCGPLGRRYIEAQGHIRMMAAAQPFISGAISKTINLPNEASVDDIKDCYRLSWELGLKANALYRDGCKLSQPLSSTSGSSAESAADAAAEVDLEDATEIDELGEAEALEEVAELTVNVAQLASDEDEDAAERTTERIVHRPMRRRLPDTRGSITHKFNVAGHEGYLTIGLYEDGMPGEVFITMAKEGSTIGGLMDSLGTAVSVSLQYGVPLESLVRKFTHQRFEPAGMTTNRDIPIAKSLVDYIFRWMGIQFIPGYREANAPRRLGEGESDSSGQPGSQPGGRPASLPPAQTRDAEATRSPRLSPMSAADLAADGEASRVARAALLTQTARDRSAGDLGGSAIAPVVEVSQKPAQASGSSAGGTQSSVLSQMLETMADAPACDVCGTITVRNGTCYKCLNCGNSMGCS
- a CDS encoding antibiotic biosynthesis monooxygenase; the encoded protein is MIARIWHGYTTPENADAYQDVLLGTVMPEIAGRGMDGYLGFHSLRREGTTGPDGGAETEFITVMWFESAAQIEQFVGRDSTVSHVPEVARKVLKRWDERSAHYAVQSAPAWARPG
- a CDS encoding four helix bundle protein, whose product is MSAIKSYRDLVAWQRGRMLVRLVYEATAHFPTDERFGLTSQMRRAAIGVVSNIAEGYGRGSTPDYARFLRMARGSLFELESQALVALDLEFLSAEGQSEIQDAINECAKPLSGLIASLA
- the dcd gene encoding dCTP deaminase yields the protein MPVLCDEQIQQLVRIEPFERGERRPGRISYGLSSYGYDVRVGPRFKIFTPTPKSGGITVVDPKAFSDDLFVEVDCGAIGSDHVIIPPNSFALCETVEFFEIPRDCLVICVGKSTYARCGLIVNVTPLEPEWRGKITLEISNTTPLPARVYADEGIAQLVFLKGDQVCATSYADKAGKYQDQGGLTLPRVD